One Micromonospora sp. FIMYZ51 genomic window carries:
- a CDS encoding anibiotic ABC transporter, whose product MSAFTGTFRLVRLALRRDRVRLAIWVLGTPLIGYALAESVAGLYPDQQTRIGYAETAVTSVVARAFNGPIASIELGAVVVTESYLTLALLAALFSTFAVIRHTRQNEETGRAELLGAAAVGRYALLTAALVVVVAANALAAGLLALAFVGAGLPVVGSVAASASIGGIGVAFTGVAAVTAQLTVTSRGGNALAAAAVGVAFLLRAAGDVLGEREAGGVRLESAWPTWLSPLGWGTQVRAFGTERLWVLALPVALLLAGVAVAFALAERRDVGAGLFAARRGPARAAAGLLSPAGLTWRLHRGSLAGWAVAVAVLGLCMGVAGNEVDAMIAENPQTAEVIAALGGGSELVDAYLAAMLGLFALTIGAYVVQALLRTRNDESDGVLEALLATAVGRTRWLGTQILGAVLGGLTLMLLAGVTTGLGYGLAAGDPIGWTVELAGAALLRLPALLVVAGVVTALFGALPRLSVALSWTVLIVYLLLGQLGAVLDLPQAALNLSPYTHIPSVPAADPAVLPLLTLTVAAVVLLAAGLTTFRHRDTPR is encoded by the coding sequence ATGAGCGCCTTCACCGGCACCTTCCGACTGGTCCGGCTCGCGCTGCGCCGGGACCGGGTCCGGCTGGCGATCTGGGTGCTCGGCACGCCGCTGATCGGGTACGCCCTCGCCGAGAGCGTCGCCGGCCTCTACCCGGACCAGCAGACCCGCATCGGCTACGCCGAAACGGCTGTCACCAGCGTGGTCGCCCGCGCCTTCAACGGCCCGATCGCCAGCATCGAACTCGGTGCCGTGGTGGTCACCGAGTCGTACCTCACCCTGGCCCTGCTCGCTGCGTTGTTCAGCACCTTCGCGGTGATCCGGCACACCCGGCAGAACGAGGAGACCGGCCGGGCCGAGCTGCTCGGTGCCGCCGCCGTCGGCCGGTACGCCCTGCTCACCGCCGCCCTGGTGGTGGTGGTCGCTGCCAATGCGCTGGCCGCCGGCCTGCTCGCGCTGGCCTTCGTCGGCGCCGGGCTGCCGGTTGTCGGCTCGGTGGCCGCCAGCGCGAGCATCGGCGGCATCGGCGTCGCCTTCACCGGTGTCGCCGCGGTCACCGCCCAACTCACCGTCACCTCCCGGGGCGGCAACGCGCTCGCCGCCGCCGCGGTCGGGGTGGCGTTCCTGCTGCGCGCGGCCGGCGACGTGCTCGGCGAACGCGAGGCCGGTGGCGTCCGGCTGGAGAGCGCCTGGCCGACCTGGCTGTCGCCGCTGGGCTGGGGCACCCAGGTGCGGGCCTTCGGCACGGAACGCTTGTGGGTTCTCGCGCTGCCCGTCGCCCTGCTTCTCGCCGGGGTGGCCGTGGCCTTCGCGCTGGCCGAGCGCCGGGACGTCGGCGCCGGTCTGTTCGCCGCGCGGCGCGGGCCGGCGCGGGCCGCCGCCGGGCTGCTCAGTCCGGCCGGGCTGACCTGGCGGCTGCACCGTGGCTCGCTGGCCGGCTGGGCGGTCGCGGTGGCGGTGCTCGGGCTCTGCATGGGGGTGGCCGGTAACGAGGTCGACGCCATGATCGCCGAGAATCCGCAGACGGCCGAGGTGATCGCGGCACTCGGCGGCGGGTCGGAACTGGTCGACGCGTACCTGGCCGCGATGCTCGGGTTGTTCGCGCTCACCATCGGGGCGTACGTCGTCCAAGCGCTGCTGCGTACCCGCAACGACGAGTCGGACGGGGTGCTGGAGGCGCTGCTCGCCACGGCGGTCGGCCGTACCCGATGGCTCGGTACGCAGATTCTCGGCGCGGTTCTCGGCGGGTTGACGCTGATGCTGCTGGCCGGCGTCACCACCGGCCTCGGCTACGGCCTGGCCGCCGGCGACCCGATCGGCTGGACCGTCGAGTTGGCCGGGGCGGCGCTGCTGCGGCTACCGGCCCTGCTTGTGGTCGCCGGGGTGGTGACCGCCCTGTTCGGCGCGCTACCGCGCTTGTCGGTCGCGCTGAGCTGGACGGTGCTCATCGTCTACCTGCTGCTCGGCCAGTTGGGCGCCGTGCTCGACCTGCCGCAGGCCGCCCTCAACCTGTCGCCCTACACGCACATTCCCTCGGTACCCGCCGCCGACCCGGCGGTGCTGCCCCTGCTCACCCTCACCGTCGCGGCGGTGGTGCTGCTGGCGGCCGGTCTGACCACCTTCCGCCACCGCGACACCCCGCGCTAG
- a CDS encoding FAD-dependent oxidoreductase — MTDVLVVGAGFSGLAAALRLLRAGVRVRVLEARDRVGGRVLTHWLPDGTQLDLGAQWIGPTQHRVNDLLDRYALSTFPSAAYGASFVMWQGHRRAVAPPDAARVLDLLDGYAARLDPAAPWAAPEADRWDRSTLGDWLLAAAPDPVTARYLGRLLAGGLLAISADQVSVLQLTGYLASGGGAATLLAMAGGAQQDRIVGGPTALAEAMAAALGPEVLRLAAPVLAIEEDETGVVAQTDAERFAAKAVVVAVPPALAGRIRYVPALPALRDGLTQRMPMGSALKTHVIYPEPFWRADGISGVATCTDGPITETVDGGTPTTSRGVLTAFSYGAEATALRRMAAPARRAVLLDALATIVGPAARHAEEVVEYDWSADPWTRGCFCGVLTPGSAREYGPSLRTPVGRIHWAGTETATRWRGYLDGAVEAGERAAGEVLARL, encoded by the coding sequence ATGACCGATGTCCTCGTCGTCGGGGCCGGGTTCTCCGGGCTCGCCGCCGCGCTCCGCCTCCTGCGGGCCGGCGTACGGGTCCGGGTGTTGGAAGCCCGTGACCGGGTGGGTGGACGGGTGCTGACCCACTGGCTGCCCGACGGCACGCAGCTCGATCTGGGCGCCCAGTGGATCGGCCCGACCCAGCATCGGGTGAACGACCTGCTGGACCGGTACGCGCTGAGCACCTTCCCGTCCGCCGCGTACGGCGCGTCGTTTGTGATGTGGCAGGGCCACCGTCGGGCCGTCGCGCCGCCGGACGCGGCCCGGGTCCTCGATCTGCTGGACGGCTATGCGGCGCGGCTGGATCCGGCCGCGCCGTGGGCCGCGCCGGAGGCGGACCGATGGGACCGGAGCACCCTTGGCGACTGGCTGCTGGCCGCCGCGCCCGACCCGGTGACCGCCCGGTATCTCGGCCGGCTGCTCGCCGGTGGCCTGCTGGCCATCTCTGCCGACCAGGTGTCCGTGCTGCAACTGACCGGCTACCTTGCCAGCGGCGGCGGGGCGGCGACGTTGCTCGCGATGGCCGGCGGCGCGCAGCAGGACCGGATCGTCGGTGGGCCGACCGCGCTGGCCGAGGCGATGGCCGCCGCACTGGGCCCGGAGGTGCTCCGGTTGGCCGCGCCGGTTCTCGCCATCGAAGAGGACGAGACGGGCGTCGTGGCCCAGACCGACGCCGAACGCTTCGCGGCGAAGGCGGTGGTGGTGGCCGTGCCCCCGGCACTTGCCGGTCGGATCCGGTACGTGCCGGCGCTGCCGGCGCTACGCGACGGGCTGACCCAACGGATGCCGATGGGCTCGGCGCTCAAGACACACGTCATCTACCCGGAGCCGTTCTGGCGGGCCGACGGCATCTCCGGGGTCGCCACCTGCACCGACGGGCCGATCACCGAGACCGTCGACGGCGGTACGCCGACCACGTCGCGTGGGGTGCTTACCGCCTTCAGCTACGGGGCGGAGGCCACCGCGCTGCGCCGAATGGCGGCGCCGGCCCGCCGCGCCGTGCTGCTCGACGCGCTGGCCACGATCGTCGGCCCGGCCGCACGGCACGCCGAGGAGGTCGTCGAGTACGACTGGTCGGCCGATCCGTGGACCCGCGGCTGCTTCTGTGGGGTACTGACGCCCGGCTCGGCGCGGGAGTACGGGCCGAGCCTGCGCACGCCGGTGGGTCGGATCCACTGGGCCGGTACGGAGACCGCGACCCGATGGCGCGGTTACCTCGACGGGGCGGTGGAGGCGGGCGAACGTGCCGCCGGCGAGGTGCTGGCCCGGCTGTGA
- a CDS encoding NAD(P)/FAD-dependent oxidoreductase, with product MSHHGGLMEIDVAIVGAGFGGLGAAIQLQRAGFTDFLVFERSDDVGGTWRDNTYPGCACDVPSHLYSFSFAANPSWSETFSGQREIWDYLRGCVDRFGVRPKLRLRHELRRADWDARRGRWRLDTSGGEYWARVLICATGPLSEPAVPDLPGLETFAGTVFHSARWRHDHDLTGRRVAVIGTGASAVQFVPRIQPVVTRLTLFQRTPAWLMSRRSRRISRLEQAVFRRLPATQRTVRAAGYLAREAMAVGFLHPTVNRIAARRSLRKLRREVADPRLRATLTPGYTMGCKRVLISDEYWPALTRGNVDVVDAGIRRITADGLVTADGVHHPADTIILGTGFHVTDPPVVSRIHGRDGRSLAEEWTPSMRAYRGTTVAGFPNLFFLLGPNTGLGHTSVVLMIEAQLRLIIGALRHLRATGVAAIEPTAEAQRRWTERVDRRMRGTVWQTGCASWYLDATGRNSTIWPGYATGYRWRLRRFRPADHQAVEIDGADRDLERSDAV from the coding sequence GTGAGTCACCACGGCGGGCTGATGGAGATCGACGTCGCGATCGTCGGGGCCGGGTTCGGCGGCCTGGGCGCGGCCATCCAGTTGCAGCGGGCCGGCTTCACCGACTTCCTCGTCTTCGAGCGCAGCGACGACGTCGGCGGCACCTGGCGGGACAACACCTATCCCGGGTGCGCCTGCGACGTGCCGTCGCACCTGTACTCGTTCTCGTTCGCCGCCAACCCGTCCTGGTCGGAGACCTTCTCCGGGCAGCGCGAGATCTGGGACTACCTGCGCGGCTGCGTGGACCGCTTCGGCGTACGCCCGAAACTGCGGCTGCGCCACGAGTTGCGCCGGGCCGACTGGGACGCCCGGCGCGGACGCTGGCGGCTGGACACCTCCGGCGGTGAGTACTGGGCCCGAGTGTTGATCTGTGCCACCGGCCCGCTCAGCGAACCGGCCGTGCCCGACCTGCCCGGCCTGGAGACTTTCGCCGGCACCGTCTTCCACTCCGCCCGCTGGCGACACGACCACGACCTGACCGGCCGGCGGGTCGCGGTGATCGGCACCGGCGCCTCCGCCGTGCAGTTCGTGCCCCGCATCCAGCCCGTCGTGACCCGGCTGACCCTGTTCCAGCGCACCCCCGCGTGGCTCATGTCCCGCCGGTCGCGCCGGATCAGCCGGCTGGAGCAGGCCGTGTTCCGGCGGCTCCCCGCGACGCAGCGGACCGTACGGGCCGCCGGCTACCTGGCACGCGAGGCGATGGCCGTCGGTTTCCTCCATCCCACGGTGAACCGGATCGCCGCCCGGCGGTCGCTGCGCAAGCTGCGCCGCGAGGTCGCCGACCCGCGGCTGCGCGCCACCCTCACCCCCGGCTACACGATGGGCTGCAAGCGGGTACTCATCTCCGACGAGTACTGGCCGGCCCTGACCCGGGGCAACGTCGACGTGGTCGACGCCGGCATCCGCCGGATCACCGCCGACGGGCTGGTCACCGCCGACGGGGTGCACCACCCAGCCGACACCATCATCCTCGGCACCGGCTTCCACGTCACCGACCCGCCCGTCGTGTCCCGCATCCACGGCCGGGACGGGCGCAGCCTCGCCGAGGAGTGGACGCCGAGCATGCGGGCGTACCGGGGCACCACCGTCGCCGGCTTCCCCAACCTGTTCTTCCTGCTCGGCCCGAACACCGGGCTCGGGCACACCTCGGTGGTGCTGATGATCGAGGCACAGCTACGCTTGATCATCGGTGCCCTGCGGCACCTGCGGGCCACCGGCGTGGCCGCCATCGAACCCACCGCCGAGGCGCAGCGGCGCTGGACCGAGCGGGTGGACCGGCGGATGCGGGGCACCGTCTGGCAGACCGGCTGCGCGAGCTGGTACCTCGACGCGACCGGCCGCAACAGCACCATCTGGCCGGGGTACGCCACCGGCTACCGGTGGCGGCTGCGCCGTTTCCGCCCCGCCGACCACCAGGCCGTCGAGATCGACGGCGCCGACCGGGACCTGGAGCGCTCAGATGCGGTATGA
- a CDS encoding ABC transporter ATP-binding protein → MSVISIEKLVKTFGGVRALDELDLRVEPGEVHGFLGPNGSGKSTTIRILLGLLRRDSGQVRLLDGDPWRDAVALHRRLAYVPGDVNLWPNLSGGEAIDLFGALRGGLDQRRRDELLERFDLDPTKKCRTYSKGNRQKVAIVAAFASDVELYVLDEPTSGLDPLMEAVFQEEVRELTGAGASVLLSSHVLAEVEALCDRVSIIREGRVVEAGTLAELRHLARTTVTVQTGRPLTGLEALPGVHEVRPIDGRVRLEVEPEHLDTLLGHLVRFEVQALTSAPPTLEELFLRHYGDSVNGARAAAGDAR, encoded by the coding sequence ATGTCAGTGATCTCCATCGAAAAACTGGTAAAGACCTTCGGCGGGGTACGCGCCCTGGACGAACTCGACCTGCGGGTGGAACCGGGCGAGGTGCACGGCTTCCTCGGGCCCAACGGTTCCGGCAAGTCGACCACCATCCGGATCCTGCTCGGTCTGCTGCGTCGCGACTCCGGGCAGGTACGGCTGCTCGACGGCGATCCGTGGCGCGACGCGGTCGCGCTGCACCGGCGGCTGGCGTACGTGCCGGGCGACGTCAACCTCTGGCCCAACCTTTCCGGCGGTGAGGCGATCGACCTGTTCGGCGCGTTACGCGGCGGGCTGGACCAGCGCCGCCGCGACGAGTTGCTTGAGCGTTTCGACCTGGACCCGACGAAGAAGTGCCGCACCTACTCCAAGGGCAACCGGCAGAAGGTCGCCATCGTCGCCGCCTTCGCCTCCGACGTCGAGCTGTACGTGCTGGACGAGCCGACCTCCGGGCTGGACCCGCTGATGGAGGCGGTGTTCCAGGAGGAGGTTCGGGAGCTGACCGGTGCCGGTGCGAGCGTGCTGCTCTCCAGCCACGTGCTGGCCGAGGTCGAGGCGCTCTGCGACCGGGTGAGCATCATCCGCGAGGGCCGGGTGGTGGAGGCCGGCACCCTCGCCGAGCTGCGGCACCTCGCACGCACCACGGTGACCGTCCAGACCGGCCGCCCGCTTACCGGCCTGGAGGCCCTGCCCGGGGTGCACGAGGTCCGCCCGATCGACGGCCGGGTCCGGCTGGAGGTCGAGCCCGAGCACCTCGACACCCTGCTCGGTCACCTGGTCCGCTTCGAGGTGCAGGCGCTGACCAGCGCACCGCCCACCCTGGAGGAACTGTTCCTGCGGCACTACGGCGACAGCGTCAACGGTGCTCGGGCCGCCGCCGGGGATGCCCGATGA
- the glpK gene encoding glycerol kinase GlpK encodes MTDFVGAVDQGTTSTRFMIFDQGGNEVGRHQLEHQQILPRAGWVEHNPLEIWERTQTVVRTALNTHNLAAADLAALGITNQRETTVVWNRRTGRPYYNAIVWQDTRTDRIAANLERDGRGEVIRRKAGLPPATYFSAGKIQWILENVEGVRAAAERGEAVFGNTDTWLLWHLTGGTDGGAHVTDPTNASRTMLMNLETLDWDDELLSFFDIPRAMLPRIVPSADPHAYGSTLPTGPFGGPVRIAGDLGDQQAATVGQVCFAPGEAKNTYGTGNFMLLNTGTEIVRSKAGLLTTVCYQFAGAAPVYALEGSIAVTGSAVQWLRDQLKIISSAAQSENLASQVDDNGGVYFVPAFSGLFAPYWRSDARGAIVGLSRYNTDAHIARATLEAICYQSRDVAEAMAQDSGVPLECLKVDGGVTVNDLCMQLQADILGVPVSRPVVAETTALGAAYAAGLAVGFWRDTDELRENWHESRRWQPSWTPEQRESGYAGWRKAVHRTLDWIDLD; translated from the coding sequence GTGACCGATTTCGTCGGCGCCGTGGACCAGGGCACCACCAGCACCCGATTCATGATCTTCGACCAGGGTGGTAACGAGGTCGGCCGGCACCAGCTCGAACACCAGCAGATCCTGCCGCGCGCCGGCTGGGTGGAGCACAACCCGTTGGAGATCTGGGAGCGCACGCAGACGGTTGTGCGTACCGCCCTGAACACGCACAACCTGGCCGCGGCGGACCTGGCCGCCCTCGGCATCACCAATCAGCGGGAGACCACTGTGGTGTGGAACCGGCGCACCGGCCGGCCGTACTACAACGCCATCGTCTGGCAGGACACGCGTACCGACCGGATCGCCGCCAACCTGGAGCGCGACGGCCGGGGCGAGGTGATCCGGCGCAAGGCTGGCCTGCCGCCGGCCACCTACTTCTCTGCTGGCAAGATCCAGTGGATCCTGGAGAACGTCGAGGGCGTCCGAGCCGCGGCCGAACGCGGCGAGGCCGTCTTCGGCAACACCGACACCTGGCTGCTGTGGCACCTGACCGGCGGCACCGACGGCGGCGCGCACGTCACCGACCCCACAAACGCCAGCCGCACGATGCTGATGAACCTGGAGACGCTGGACTGGGACGACGAGCTACTGTCGTTCTTCGACATCCCCCGGGCAATGCTGCCCCGCATCGTTCCCTCCGCCGACCCGCACGCCTACGGCAGCACCCTGCCGACCGGACCGTTCGGCGGGCCGGTCCGGATCGCCGGTGACCTGGGCGACCAGCAGGCCGCCACCGTCGGTCAGGTCTGCTTCGCGCCGGGCGAGGCGAAGAACACCTACGGTACGGGCAACTTCATGCTGCTCAACACCGGCACCGAGATCGTCCGGTCGAAAGCCGGGCTGCTCACCACCGTCTGCTACCAGTTTGCCGGCGCGGCGCCGGTCTACGCGCTGGAGGGCTCCATCGCCGTCACCGGATCGGCGGTGCAGTGGCTTCGCGACCAGCTGAAAATCATCAGCAGCGCCGCGCAGAGCGAGAACCTGGCCAGCCAGGTCGACGACAACGGCGGGGTCTACTTCGTGCCCGCCTTCTCCGGCCTGTTCGCCCCGTACTGGCGCTCCGACGCCCGGGGAGCCATCGTCGGGCTGTCCCGCTACAACACCGACGCCCATATCGCCCGGGCCACCCTGGAGGCGATCTGCTACCAGAGCCGGGACGTGGCCGAGGCGATGGCGCAGGATTCCGGCGTACCCCTGGAGTGCCTCAAGGTCGACGGCGGGGTCACCGTCAACGACCTGTGCATGCAGTTGCAGGCGGACATCCTCGGCGTACCGGTCAGCCGGCCGGTGGTCGCCGAGACCACCGCCCTCGGCGCGGCGTACGCCGCCGGCCTGGCCGTCGGTTTCTGGCGGGACACCGACGAGTTGCGGGAGAACTGGCACGAGAGCCGGCGCTGGCAGCCATCCTGGACGCCGGAGCAACGCGAGTCCGGCTACGCCGGCTGGCGCAAGGCGGTGCACCGCACCCTCGACTGGATCGACCTCGACTGA
- a CDS encoding SDR family oxidoreductase, translating into MRYDLRDRTILITGAARGIGAALARAAAARGARVALVGLEPALLREVAREVNGHWYECDVTDQAGLDDAVTSTVQRYGGIDVVVANAGIANLGTVSTGPVDALVRTIDVNLSGVIRTVSAALPHVLAARGHVLMVSSAAAFAAMPGMAAYCASKAGVEQFGNVLRLENRRGGLTVGTAHPIWIDTDLVRDIRADFPSFRDAQRRLPWPLSSVISVERCAEAFLRGIERRRRKVYVPRSIALVQALRPVVLSGLSDALITRFGGGELAEQMAAEVRRSGRAFGRTSVGDGRS; encoded by the coding sequence ATGCGGTATGACCTTCGCGACCGGACCATCCTGATCACCGGTGCTGCCCGCGGCATCGGCGCCGCCCTGGCCCGGGCCGCCGCCGCCCGGGGCGCCCGCGTCGCGTTGGTCGGTCTGGAGCCGGCCCTGCTGCGCGAGGTGGCCCGGGAGGTGAACGGCCACTGGTACGAGTGCGACGTGACCGACCAGGCGGGGCTCGACGACGCGGTCACCTCCACGGTGCAACGCTATGGCGGCATCGACGTGGTGGTGGCGAACGCCGGCATCGCCAATCTCGGCACCGTGTCGACCGGTCCGGTGGACGCGCTGGTACGCACCATCGACGTGAACCTCTCCGGCGTGATCCGTACGGTCAGCGCGGCGCTGCCGCACGTGCTGGCCGCCCGGGGCCACGTGCTGATGGTCTCGTCGGCGGCGGCCTTCGCCGCGATGCCGGGGATGGCCGCGTACTGCGCCTCGAAGGCCGGGGTGGAGCAGTTCGGCAACGTGCTGCGGCTGGAGAACCGCCGGGGCGGGCTGACCGTCGGCACCGCCCACCCGATCTGGATCGACACCGACCTGGTCCGGGACATCCGCGCGGATTTCCCGTCGTTCCGCGACGCCCAACGCCGGCTGCCCTGGCCGCTCTCCAGCGTGATCAGCGTCGAGCGGTGCGCCGAGGCGTTCCTGCGCGGCATCGAACGGCGCCGACGCAAGGTCTACGTGCCCCGCTCGATCGCGCTGGTCCAGGCGCTGCGGCCGGTGGTGCTCAGCGGGCTCTCCGACGCGCTGATCACCCGGTTCGGCGGCGGCGAACTGGCCGAGCAGATGGCCGCCGAGGTGCGCCGCAGCGGGCGGGCGTTCGGCCGTACCTCGGTGGGGGACGGCCGATCATGA
- a CDS encoding TraR/DksA family transcriptional regulator, which produces MNDRTWLTQLEATLTQEHETQTARLTQLTADTGDPAEAHTNAALIAATRHSLEQISAALRRMAAGSYGSCERCGTAIARERLEILPHARFCVPCQQKLNG; this is translated from the coding sequence ATGAACGACCGGACGTGGCTCACCCAGCTCGAAGCGACGCTGACCCAGGAGCACGAGACGCAGACGGCCCGGCTGACCCAGTTGACGGCCGACACCGGCGACCCGGCGGAGGCGCACACGAACGCCGCCCTGATCGCCGCGACCCGGCACAGCCTGGAGCAGATCTCCGCTGCGCTGCGCCGGATGGCCGCCGGTAGCTACGGCAGCTGTGAGAGGTGCGGCACGGCGATCGCCCGGGAACGTCTGGAAATCCTCCCGCACGCCCGCTTCTGCGTGCCCTGCCAGCAGAAGCTCAACGGCTGA
- a CDS encoding TetR/AcrR family transcriptional regulator: MQSPSPGTSGSGAAPDGSPAAVRTGRKDRWADHREQRRQALIAAAVQALLRYGPEVDMDQVASTAGVSKPVLYRYFADKSQLWLAVGEHVAARVVAAVAPAIEQVREERALVEATIDAYLGVIDCQPQLYEFLVHSCGVPGIQQLLAGTSRQVAAGLARVIGDRLRALGLDAGPAEPWAYGLVGFVQAVGDWWTVHGQPISRAVLTEYLTTLLWSGIEGVQRSADLPPELTRAHERIAP; the protein is encoded by the coding sequence ATGCAATCGCCGTCCCCTGGCACCAGTGGATCCGGTGCCGCACCGGACGGCTCGCCGGCCGCCGTCCGCACCGGGCGCAAGGATCGCTGGGCCGACCACCGGGAGCAGCGACGCCAGGCGCTGATCGCCGCCGCGGTGCAGGCCCTGCTGCGGTACGGCCCGGAGGTCGACATGGACCAGGTGGCCAGCACCGCCGGGGTCAGCAAGCCGGTGCTCTACCGCTACTTCGCCGACAAATCGCAGCTCTGGCTCGCCGTCGGCGAGCACGTGGCGGCCCGGGTGGTCGCGGCGGTCGCCCCCGCCATCGAGCAGGTACGCGAGGAACGCGCCCTGGTCGAGGCGACAATCGACGCGTACCTCGGGGTGATCGACTGCCAGCCCCAGCTCTACGAGTTCCTCGTCCACTCCTGCGGCGTACCGGGCATCCAGCAGCTACTCGCCGGCACCAGCCGGCAGGTGGCCGCCGGGCTGGCCCGGGTGATCGGTGACCGGTTGCGTGCGCTCGGCCTGGACGCGGGCCCGGCGGAGCCGTGGGCGTACGGCCTGGTGGGCTTCGTGCAGGCGGTGGGTGACTGGTGGACCGTGCACGGCCAGCCGATCAGCCGGGCCGTGCTCACCGAGTACCTGACCACGCTGCTGTGGAGCGGCATCGAGGGCGTCCAGCGCAGCGCCGACCTGCCTCCCGAGCTGACCCGCGCGCACGAGCGGATCGCGCCGTGA
- a CDS encoding ATP-binding protein, whose amino-acid sequence MSNLGRPDASGPGDPSPDEDEATSLLSVPFTAQTVTALRHQLAARIAAAGLTGDVAEDLVLAIHELVTNAVLHGGGGGRLDLFRQADRLVCEVTDHGRGGDLTVNLPAANTPGGRGLWLAHHLTGALTLTHRPDGVTATVIASLAPTQTAPPEVIATQGLPDTVSGGRPLGGGTLGPLRPDGAEGRPGL is encoded by the coding sequence ATGAGCAACCTCGGTCGGCCGGACGCCAGTGGCCCGGGTGATCCGTCTCCGGACGAGGACGAGGCAACGTCCCTGCTGTCCGTGCCCTTCACTGCCCAGACGGTGACCGCGCTGCGGCACCAGCTCGCCGCCCGGATCGCCGCAGCGGGTCTCACCGGAGACGTCGCCGAGGATCTCGTACTGGCCATCCACGAGTTGGTCACCAACGCCGTGCTGCACGGTGGTGGTGGTGGGCGACTCGACCTGTTCCGGCAGGCCGACCGGCTGGTCTGCGAGGTGACCGACCACGGCCGTGGCGGCGACCTCACGGTCAACCTGCCGGCGGCGAACACCCCCGGCGGGCGCGGACTCTGGCTGGCCCATCACCTCACCGGAGCGTTGACCCTCACCCACCGGCCCGACGGGGTGACCGCCACCGTCATCGCCAGCCTCGCCCCGACACAGACCGCACCGCCCGAGGTGATCGCCACCCAGGGGCTGCCGGACACCGTCAGCGGCGGCCGACCGCTCGGCGGCGGCACCCTGGGGCCGCTGCGTCCCGACGGCGCGGAGGGTCGTCCCGGCCTCTGA
- a CDS encoding TetR family transcriptional regulator, with amino-acid sequence MTWAETDDTRSRILRAALDLFAEQGYQRTSLRQIAERLRLTKAAILYHFPSKGDLLTALAEPMVRDLETLMETAGALPAEQARWTLLEGWVDIMLEHRAPLGMLFHDLALVDRGNTYHRLVRIAMRANEIVAGPDGKRRDRVRAVQAIAMCSDPVVFLLDVPAPVLRADMLDGVRRLLSVDATDHCGPSERGASDGTAIAGAAADGVPGVARRHAGVLPDGVTGRRRPGRPPAMTSAQVSAARRMHAAGTHSADEIAAEFGVSRATLYRYLESSSDIETVSGWF; translated from the coding sequence ATGACCTGGGCGGAAACCGACGACACGCGCAGCCGAATCCTGCGCGCCGCGCTGGACCTCTTCGCCGAGCAGGGCTACCAGCGCACCTCGCTACGCCAGATCGCCGAACGGCTGCGGCTGACCAAGGCCGCCATCCTCTACCACTTTCCCAGCAAGGGAGACCTGCTCACCGCCCTGGCCGAGCCCATGGTCCGCGACCTGGAGACGCTCATGGAGACCGCCGGGGCGCTGCCGGCCGAGCAGGCGAGATGGACCCTGCTGGAGGGCTGGGTGGACATCATGCTTGAGCATCGCGCCCCGCTGGGCATGCTCTTCCACGACCTCGCGCTTGTCGACCGGGGCAACACGTACCACCGGCTGGTGCGGATCGCCATGCGCGCCAACGAGATAGTCGCCGGCCCGGACGGCAAACGCCGCGACCGGGTCCGGGCGGTGCAGGCGATCGCGATGTGCAGCGACCCGGTGGTGTTCCTCCTGGACGTACCCGCGCCCGTGCTGCGGGCCGACATGCTCGACGGCGTACGGCGGCTGCTGAGTGTCGACGCGACCGACCACTGCGGCCCGAGCGAGCGGGGGGCCTCGGACGGCACCGCGATCGCCGGTGCGGCGGCCGACGGTGTCCCGGGCGTGGCGCGGCGGCACGCCGGGGTCCTGCCGGACGGGGTCACCGGGCGGCGACGGCCGGGACGCCCGCCGGCGATGACCTCGGCGCAGGTGTCGGCCGCGCGCCGGATGCACGCGGCCGGCACCCATTCGGCCGACGAGATCGCCGCCGAGTTCGGCGTCTCCCGGGCCACCCTCTACCGGTATCTCGAATCATCATCGGATATTGAGACAGTTTCCGGATGGTTTTGA
- a CDS encoding SCP2 sterol-binding domain-containing protein encodes MSEAVRDFFDQLTRNGGRLLRQISGSVRFDLTSHDGVDRWLVVIERGRIAVSHGGAEDADTVIRTDETTFVRMARGEVKPLPAFLRNDLVADGQFRMVILLERLFAPPPGARHPRVLVTGAEPAPDREVR; translated from the coding sequence GTGTCGGAGGCGGTGCGGGACTTCTTCGACCAGCTGACCCGCAATGGCGGACGGCTGCTGCGACAGATCTCCGGCAGCGTCCGCTTCGATCTGACCTCGCACGACGGCGTGGACCGCTGGCTGGTCGTCATCGAGCGGGGACGAATCGCGGTGTCCCACGGCGGCGCGGAGGACGCCGACACCGTGATCCGCACGGACGAGACAACCTTCGTCCGGATGGCGCGGGGCGAGGTCAAACCGCTGCCGGCGTTCCTGCGCAACGATCTCGTCGCCGACGGGCAGTTCCGCATGGTGATCCTGTTGGAGCGCCTGTTCGCGCCGCCGCCGGGAGCCCGCCATCCCCGCGTGCTGGTCACCGGGGCGGAGCCGGCGCCCGATCGGGAGGTGCGGTGA